The following coding sequences lie in one Pelecanus crispus isolate bPelCri1 chromosome 9, bPelCri1.pri, whole genome shotgun sequence genomic window:
- the PRPF4 gene encoding U4/U6 small nuclear ribonucleoprotein Prp4, with protein sequence MASVRAPAARGGARLPVRAPAPVEATKSKPAEESDAPPPKRAPIFYGSLEEKERERLAKGETGLLGKEGMKAAIEAGNINISSGEVFDLEDHMSERQAEVLAEFERRKRARQINVSTDDSEVKACLRALGEPITLFGEGPAERRERLRNILSVVGTDALKKTRKDDDRSKKSKEEYQQTWYHEGPRSLKTARLWLANYSLPRAVKRLEEARLLKEIPEATRTSQRQELHKSLRSLNNFCSQIGDDRPLSYCHFSPNSKLLATACWSGLCKLWSVPDCNLVHTLRGHNTNVGAIVFHPKATVSLDKKDVNLASCAADGSVKLWSLESDEPVADIEGHSMRVARVMWHPSGRFLGTTCYDHSWRLWDLEAQEEILHQEGHSKGVYDIAFHTDGSLAGTGGLDAFGRVWDLRTGRCIMFLEGHLKEIYGVNFSPNGYHVATGSGDNTCKVWDLRQRKCIYTIPAHQNLVTGVKFEPNHGNFLLTGAYDNTAKIWTHPGWSPLKTLAGHEGKVMGLDISLDGQLIATCSYDRTFKLWTAE encoded by the exons ATGGCCTCCGTGCGGGCTCCGGCGGCGCGAGGCGGCGCCCGGCTCCCTGTGCGGGCCCCCGCGCCTGTGGAG GCCACAAAGAGCAAGCCTGCAGAAGAGAGCGATGCTCCTCCACCCAAGAGAGCCCCCATCTTTTATGGCAGtttggaagagaaggaaagggagcGTCTGGCAAAAGGAGAAACAGGGTTGCTGGGAAAAGAAGGGATGAAAGCTGCGATCGAGGCTGGCAACATCAACATAAGCAGTG gGGAGGTCTTTGATCTCGAAGACCACATGAGCGAGCGGCAGGCGGAAGTGCTGGCTGAGTTTGAGCGCAGGAAGAGAGCCCGGCAGATCAATGTGTCCACTGACGACTCTGAAGTGAAAGCCTGTTTGCGAGCACTTGGGGAGCCCATCACGCTCTTTGGAGAAGGTCCtgcagaaaggagggagag ATTAAGAAATATCCTTTCAGTGGTTGGCAcagatgcattaaaaaagaCCAGGAAAGACGACGACAGGTCTAAAAAATCCAAAGAAGAG tatCAGCAAACCTGGTACCATGAAGGACCACGCAGTTTGAAGACAGCGAGGCTCTGGCTTGCTAACTACTCACTCCCCAG GGCAGTGAAGCGGCTAGAAGAAGCCCGGCTGCTCAAAGAGATTCCAGAGGCAACCAGGACATCGCAGAGACAGGAGCTACACAAATCCCTGCGA TCCTTGAATAACTTCTGCAGTCAGATTGGAGATGATCGCCCACTGTCCTACTGCCACTTCAGCCCCAATTCCAAACTCCTCGCTACGGCCTGTTG GAGTGGATTGTGTAAGCTCTGGTCTGTGCCTGACTGCAACCTTGTTCACACCTTACGAG GACATAACACCAACGTAGGAGCAATAGTCTTCCATCCCAAAGCCACTGTCTCCCTAGACAAGAAGGACGTTAACCTGGCCTCATGTGCGGCTGACGGGTCTGTCAAACTCTGGAGCCTTGAAAG tgatGAACCAGTGGCAGATATTGAAGGACACAGCATGAGAGTAGCACGTGTGATGTGGCACCCATCTGGGAGATTCCTGGGTACTACCTG CTACGATCACTCGTGGCGCTTGTGGGACTTGGAAGCTCAGGAAGAGATTCTCCATCAAGAGGGGCATAGCAAAGGGGTCTATGACATTGCCTTTCACACGGATGGGTCTCTCGCTGGGACTGG TGGACTGGATGCTTTTGGCCGGGTGTGGGACTTGCGCACAGGACGCTGTATCATGTTTCTAGAAGGCCACCTGAAGGAGATCTATGGAGTTAACTTCTCCCCAAATGG CTACCACGTTGCAACTGGCAGTGGTGACAATACTTGCAAGGTATGGGACCTCCGCCAGAGGAAGTGCATCTACACTATTCCTGCCCATCAGAACCTGGTGACCGGGGTGAAATTTGAAC CCAATCACGGTAACTTCCTGCTCACAGGCGCTTACGACAACACCGCAAAGATCTGGACTCACCCTGGCTGGTCCCCTTTGAAAACGCTGGCTGGTCATGAGGGAAAGGTGATGGGACTGGATATCTCCCTCGATGGCCAGCTGATAGCAACCTGCTCCTACGACAGAACCTTCAAGTTGTGGACAGCGGAGTAG
- the CDC26 gene encoding anaphase-promoting complex subunit CDC26, with translation MLRRKPTRLELKLDDIEEFESIRKDLESRKKQREDAEVAAAGEEAAAAAAIALGADHKSREQIINDRIGYKPQPKAGGRAGHFGTFEF, from the exons ATGCTGCGGCGGAAGCCGACGCGGCTGGAGCTGAAGCTGGACGATATCGAGGAGTTCGAGAGCATCCGGAAGGACCTGGAG AGCCGCAAGAAGCAGCGGGAGGACGCGGAGGTGGCGGCGGCCggcgaggaggcggcggcggcggcggccatcGCGCTGGGCGCCGACCACAAGAGCCGGGAGCAGATCATCAACGACCGCATCGGCTACAAGCCGCAGCCCAAGGCCGGCGGCCGCGCCGGCCACTTCGGCACCTTCGAGTTCTAG
- the SLC31A1 gene encoding high affinity copper uptake protein 1, which produces MSHDHHMNSSMLPTTHPPEHHHSMAAPGIHHGSHMMMAMTFHFSYENVPLLFSGLTINTPGEMAGAFVAVFFLAMFYEGLKIARECLLRKSQVSIRYNSMPVPGPNGTILMETHKTVGQQMLSLPHLLQTVLHIIQVVVSYFLMLIFMTYNGYLCIAVAAGAGMGYFFFSWKKAVVVDITEHCH; this is translated from the exons ATGTCTCACGATCACCACATGAACAGCTCCATGTTGCCAACCACGCATCCTCCTGAACATCACCACTCAATGGCAGCCCCAGGAATTCATCATGGATCTCACATGATGATG GCAATGACTTTCCACTTCAGCTATGAGAATGTGCCATTGCTGTTTTCTGGACTTACAATCAATACTCCTGGAG AAATGGCTGGTGCTTTTGTGGCTGTCTTCTTCCTGGCCATGTTTTATGAAGGCCTTAAGATTGCCCGAGAGTGTCTGCTCCGTAAATCCCAAGTCAGCATTCGCTACAACTCCATGCCCGTGCCAGGTCCCAATGGCACTATCTTGATGGAGACGCACAAAACCGTTGG ACAGCAGATGCTGAGCCTCCCTCATCTCCTGCAGACTGTACTGCACATCATTCAAGTTGTGGTCAGTTACTTCCTCATGCTTATCTTCATGACATACAACGGATACCTCTGCATAGCCGTGGCGGCAGGGGCAGGGATGGGctatttcttcttcagctggaaaaaggcAGTTGTTGTGGATATCACGGAGCATTGCCATTAA